Proteins encoded within one genomic window of Quadrisphaera setariae:
- a CDS encoding class I SAM-dependent methyltransferase → MSERDDVHEAGAVQALPTDLRLHRRTTFDDDAERYARTRPTYPPALFDVLAGAAGLRAGSRVLEVAPGTGQATVSMAERGWRVTAVELGAHMAALARRTVAEVPSADVEVVVSPFEDWPLPAEPFDAVVCATAWHWLDPALRARKAAAALRPGGVLGVVWSSHVAGGSQEFFDAASSCWERFGQRDSGGGTRSTLTPEAEADPSTAEFERSDAFAEVSHQGFPLEVEYTTAQYLDLISTYSQVAVLAPEAREGLLDGLRLLADGRFGGRVTHRYLFQLVLARTRAG, encoded by the coding sequence GTGAGCGAGCGCGACGACGTCCACGAGGCCGGCGCTGTCCAGGCCCTGCCGACCGACCTGCGCCTGCACCGGCGGACGACGTTCGACGACGACGCCGAGCGCTACGCGCGCACCCGCCCGACCTACCCTCCCGCGCTGTTCGACGTCCTCGCCGGGGCCGCCGGTCTGCGCGCGGGCTCGCGGGTGCTCGAGGTCGCCCCGGGCACCGGGCAGGCGACGGTGTCGATGGCCGAGCGCGGGTGGCGGGTCACCGCGGTGGAGCTGGGCGCGCACATGGCAGCGCTGGCCCGCCGGACGGTGGCCGAGGTGCCCTCAGCGGACGTGGAGGTGGTCGTGTCGCCCTTCGAGGACTGGCCGTTGCCGGCGGAGCCGTTCGACGCGGTGGTCTGCGCCACCGCGTGGCACTGGCTCGACCCGGCGCTCCGCGCGCGCAAGGCAGCCGCTGCGCTGCGGCCCGGCGGTGTGCTCGGGGTGGTGTGGTCCTCCCACGTCGCGGGCGGGTCGCAGGAGTTCTTCGACGCCGCGTCCAGCTGCTGGGAGCGGTTCGGGCAGCGTGACAGCGGCGGCGGCACCCGCTCCACGCTCACGCCGGAGGCGGAGGCCGACCCGTCCACGGCGGAGTTCGAGCGCAGCGACGCCTTCGCCGAGGTCTCCCACCAGGGGTTCCCGCTCGAGGTCGAGTACACGACGGCGCAGTACCTCGACCTCATCAGCACGTACTCGCAGGTGGCCGTGCTGGCGCCGGAGGCGCGGGAGGGCCTGCTCGACGGGCTGCGGCTGCTGGCCGACGGCCGGTTCGGCGGCCGCGTCACGCACCGCTACCTCTTCCAGCTGGTGCTCGCCCGCACCCGTGCCGGCTGA
- a CDS encoding MFS transporter, protein MPTGTTGAPQRPLTAPQTYRQLLALRGAAAFFAAASTGRTGVAATGLGLVWLVHGASGSFGAAGAAVAAFAVAEAVAGPQVARAVDRWGQTAVLPAALGVHAVAVLVLVTLVTGAAPGAAVVAAAALAGASAPQLGAMSSVRWALLLRDHRDALPRAFALESLANALAFLAGPVLVSALAAAGRPWAGSAGALVLVVGGGLALSLQRRTAPPGRGAGRRRAVEERPAAPTPAAAPGRRALRRPVPLLLVGASGLLGVHFGGVPLVTAAWGEQLGGPAAAAPLVAASSFAGLAGAWAFGLRTWRTAPLAQVAGAGGFLALGCGLVAAAGAIDVRGGATGTSVALLVGGLVLASVVVPVVVVQVGVVLEREVPRGVLTEALAWTGSASAAGSAVGAAVVGRVVDGAGAGTGAVVLVVVAGLLTGLATWAHRVVSLDRGRLMKHL, encoded by the coding sequence GTGCCCACGGGGACGACGGGCGCGCCGCAGCGCCCGCTGACAGCACCGCAGACCTACCGCCAGCTGCTCGCACTCCGGGGAGCCGCTGCCTTCTTCGCCGCCGCCAGCACGGGCCGGACCGGGGTCGCCGCCACCGGCCTGGGCCTGGTGTGGCTCGTCCACGGCGCGAGCGGGTCCTTCGGCGCCGCGGGAGCGGCCGTCGCGGCGTTCGCGGTGGCCGAGGCCGTGGCCGGCCCGCAGGTCGCCCGCGCCGTGGACCGGTGGGGCCAGACGGCGGTGCTCCCGGCGGCGCTCGGCGTGCACGCGGTCGCCGTCCTCGTCCTCGTCACCCTGGTGACCGGAGCAGCGCCGGGCGCAGCGGTGGTGGCTGCGGCGGCGCTCGCGGGCGCGAGCGCGCCGCAGCTCGGGGCCATGTCATCCGTGCGCTGGGCGCTGCTGCTCCGCGACCACCGCGACGCCCTGCCTCGGGCGTTCGCGCTGGAGTCGCTGGCGAACGCGCTGGCGTTCCTCGCCGGTCCGGTGCTCGTGAGCGCGCTCGCTGCCGCCGGTCGGCCGTGGGCGGGCAGCGCTGGAGCACTGGTGCTGGTGGTGGGCGGAGGTCTCGCGCTGTCGCTGCAGCGCCGCACCGCCCCACCCGGGAGAGGAGCAGGACGACGACGAGCGGTCGAGGAGCGCCCGGCTGCGCCGACGCCCGCGGCAGCACCGGGACGACGGGCCCTGAGGCGGCCGGTGCCGCTGCTCCTCGTCGGCGCGAGCGGGCTGCTCGGCGTCCACTTCGGCGGGGTGCCGCTCGTCACGGCCGCGTGGGGAGAGCAGCTGGGCGGTCCGGCAGCCGCGGCGCCGCTCGTCGCCGCCTCCAGCTTCGCGGGGCTGGCGGGTGCGTGGGCGTTCGGGCTGCGCACGTGGCGGACGGCGCCCCTGGCCCAGGTGGCCGGCGCGGGGGGCTTCCTCGCCCTGGGGTGCGGCCTCGTCGCAGCCGCCGGCGCCATCGACGTGCGCGGTGGCGCGACGGGGACCTCCGTGGCGCTGCTGGTGGGCGGGCTGGTGCTGGCCAGCGTCGTCGTCCCGGTGGTGGTCGTGCAGGTGGGTGTGGTGCTGGAGCGGGAGGTGCCCCGCGGCGTGCTCACGGAGGCGCTGGCGTGGACCGGGTCGGCCAGCGCCGCGGGGAGCGCCGTGGGGGCTGCGGTGGTCGGGCGGGTCGTGGACGGGGCTGGGGCGGGGACGGGCGCGGTGGTGCTCGTCGTCGTCGCGGGGCTGCTCACCGGGCTCGCCACGTGGGCGCACCGCGTCGTTTCACTCGATCGGGGACGTTTGATGAAGCACCTGTGA
- a CDS encoding methyl-accepting chemotaxis protein: MTDAEPTTAVQRWTIGRTLGALLLTIGLAVALLVTGAVTTQHRLSVANDRVDHTHRVLEGVEHTSELLATAESSQRGFIITGRDQYLTGFSAASAEVTEALAGLRTLTADNADQQGRLGQLEPLVSAKLTEMQSTIDARRGEGGFAAAQAIVLTDAGAASGEQIARLLGDVAAEEESLLAVRAEQSDRSAVLAEALQIGGGAALLALMAVSGAVVIRKVTRPVREVTAALGALAEGDLTRTVTVRTTDETALMAASLNRATAALRTSMAQVRSSAQSLATASAQLTATSEAIAESAEATTGQAVELTDSASGVAREVSSVSAGSEQMGASILEISTSAQDAARVAGEAVGLAASSSAAVDRLGRSSAEIGAVVKVITSIAEQTNLLALNATIEAARAGEAGKGFAVVATEVKELAQGTARATEDIARRVEAIQGDTSSAVETITRISEVIATISDFQTTIASAVEEQSVVTQEMTRGAAQAAGGTDDIAATTRAVAAGARSTTASVKESQAAAVELARMSRELDGLVAAFRL, from the coding sequence ATGACCGACGCCGAGCCGACCACTGCCGTCCAGCGGTGGACCATCGGACGCACCCTCGGCGCCCTGCTGCTGACGATCGGTCTGGCCGTCGCGCTGCTCGTGACCGGGGCGGTGACCACCCAGCACCGGCTGTCCGTCGCCAACGACAGGGTGGACCACACCCACCGGGTGCTGGAGGGCGTGGAGCACACCTCCGAGCTGCTCGCGACGGCCGAGTCGAGCCAGCGCGGCTTCATCATCACCGGCCGTGACCAGTACCTCACCGGCTTCTCCGCCGCCTCGGCGGAGGTCACCGAGGCCCTGGCGGGGCTGCGCACCCTGACGGCGGACAACGCTGACCAGCAGGGCCGGTTGGGTCAGCTCGAGCCCCTCGTGAGCGCCAAGCTCACCGAGATGCAGTCGACCATCGACGCGCGCCGGGGCGAGGGCGGCTTCGCCGCCGCCCAGGCCATCGTGCTCACCGACGCGGGCGCCGCCTCCGGCGAGCAGATCGCCCGGCTGCTGGGCGACGTCGCTGCCGAGGAGGAGTCGCTGCTGGCGGTGCGCGCCGAGCAGAGCGACAGGTCCGCCGTCCTCGCGGAGGCGCTGCAGATCGGTGGCGGCGCGGCGCTCCTCGCCCTCATGGCGGTCAGCGGCGCGGTGGTCATCCGCAAGGTCACGCGCCCGGTGCGCGAGGTCACCGCAGCGCTGGGGGCGCTCGCCGAGGGCGACCTCACCCGCACCGTCACCGTGCGGACCACCGACGAGACCGCGCTGATGGCCGCCTCGCTCAACCGCGCCACCGCCGCGCTGCGCACGAGCATGGCGCAGGTGCGCAGCTCGGCGCAGTCGCTCGCGACCGCCTCGGCCCAGCTCACCGCCACCTCGGAGGCCATCGCCGAGTCCGCGGAGGCCACCACCGGCCAGGCGGTCGAGCTCACCGACAGCGCCTCCGGGGTGGCCCGCGAGGTGAGCAGCGTGTCCGCGGGCAGCGAGCAGATGGGCGCCTCCATCCTGGAGATCAGCACGAGCGCGCAGGACGCCGCCCGCGTGGCCGGAGAGGCCGTGGGGCTGGCGGCGTCCTCGTCGGCGGCGGTGGACCGCCTCGGCCGCTCCTCCGCCGAGATCGGTGCGGTGGTCAAGGTCATCACCTCCATCGCCGAGCAGACCAACCTCCTCGCCCTGAACGCGACCATCGAGGCGGCCCGCGCCGGTGAGGCCGGCAAGGGCTTCGCCGTGGTCGCCACGGAGGTCAAGGAGCTGGCCCAGGGCACCGCCCGGGCCACCGAGGACATCGCCCGGCGCGTCGAGGCCATCCAGGGCGACACGAGCAGCGCCGTCGAGACCATCACGCGCATCTCGGAGGTCATCGCCACCATCAGCGACTTCCAGACCACCATCGCCTCGGCGGTGGAGGAGCAGTCGGTGGTCACCCAGGAGATGACGCGGGGAGCGGCGCAGGCCGCCGGTGGCACCGACGACATCGCCGCCACCACCCGGGCCGTGGCCGCCGGGGCGCGTAGCACCACCGCGAGCGTGAAGGAGTCGCAGGCGGCAGCGGTGGAGCTGGCGAGGATGTCGCGCGAGCTGGACGGGCTGGTCGCGGCCTTCCGGCTCTGA